The sequence GTCCAGCTCGGCGTCCTCACGGGCCTCCTTGTTGCTCTCCTCCAGGTGCTTCATGAGCACCGCCACCACCACGTTCACCAGCACGAACTGTGCCACCAGCACAAAGGTGACGAAGTACACGGGCGAGATGGCCGGCAGGTAGCTGAGGCAGTGCTTGTCCTCGCGCGTGCACTCGCGCAGTGTGTCCTGCAGGGGAAGGGTGGCTCTAGTCAggcacccacccccacctggcTTGGCACCCCACCCCGTCTGCACCAGCCTGCACTGCCACACGCCCGGCCACCATCCCCGAACCCCGCCGCACCTTCATGATGCCATTCCAGTTGTCCCCGGTGGACACCCGGAACAGCGTGAGGAAGGCCATGCCGAAGTTGGTGAAGGTGGCATGCCGGCTCAGCCCCTCGCACGGGTTGTCCTCACTGCATTCTGCAAGGGATATGTGTCAGCCCCGCCCCCCCAACTGGCCTCCCTGGTCTGCACGCCCTGGGCCTCCATGGACAGCTTGGGTCGGGGCAGAGTCCCTCTCAGGGCCTAAGGTGGTGACAGCCACCACATAGGCATGCAGGGGGTCTCAGGAAGAAATGGGGGTTCGCTGGGAGGGGATATGAAGTGGTCCTGGCCTTGGCAACAACTTCAAACGAAAGTCACAGCATTggctctgggggttgggggtggaacTCTAGGCCTGACTGTGTGTGCAAGCCACCCCCCTTCCCAGGGCTTGTCCTGGCTGTCATGTGGGGAGGCAAACtcaggtgtgtggggggcagcCCTGAGTGTGGGGAgacagccctgtgtgtgtgtagaggggccACCCTCAGAGTGTAGGGATAAGCCCCCGAAGCTCACCCAGCCTCCCGAACAGCTCCACTCCCAGGGCAGCATAGATAAAAAACAGGAGCATGAAAAGGAGGCCAAGGTTCCCAACCTACAGAGAGAAGCGTGCGTCAGGGGTCAAGGCTCAAAGGGTAGAGGTTGGGGGCCCACAGTTCCCTGCACTGGAGAGATGGTGGCAGGCTTCCCTGGGACAGGGGACTTAGGCACTCTGTTCATGGCTGTGGTGCTGCGGCAGGGGCTCTCAACTGCCATGGACAGATGGCCAGGGGCTGGGCCGGGACACAGGGTGTGGCAGGCAGAATGCAACCATAGGTGGATGCCACGAGTCACTGGGGGTCAGCCAGGCCCCGTCCCTCCACACGTGGTCCTATTCCTGCACTCGGCACCCCCTCTTCATATGACCCCCCAcctccctacccctacccctctgCACTCCCCTGTGCACTCCGCCCTCACACCAAGCCCGACCACACAGGGTCCTGCCCCGCATTGCAAACGTCACCCACCTAGACGCCCACCTCCCTCTTTAGGCAACCCTGGTCTTCTCTGGTGACCTGGTCCTGGTCACTGAAGGGTCACCTCCCACATAGGGAGCTTATGTCTCCAGAGAGACCATGAAGTGCCCGCAGGTCACCCTCCTCTGGCCGCCTACCTGGGGCAGCGCCTGCACCACTGTGTCCAGCAGGGCCCGCATGCCCGTGGCCATCTTCAACAGCTTCAGCACTAGGGGAGCCAGGCATCAGGGCCAGTGTCACcctccccagctctgcccccGGGTCACCCAGATACCCGCTTACACCCAGCTCTGCCCCAGCACCAGGGGAGAAGGGCCAGGGACAGTGGGCGCACCTCGGGCGATGCGGAGCACGCGCATGATACGGATGATGGTGGGATTGATGGGCAGCGCCGCGTTCATCTCGATCTCCTCCAGCGTGATGCCCATGATGGACAGCAGCACGATGGCCAGGTCTAGCTGGTTCCACCTGCCCGGGCGGGGGGCATCAGCCACCTAGCCCTACGCCACGCAGCACCTCCCAGCTCTTCAGGTGACTCCCACGCACCTGTCTTTGAAGAACCTCCGGAACCCAAAGGCCACCAGCTTCAGCACGGCCTCGATGACAAAGACGATGGTGAACACGTAGTTGCAGTACTTGAGGGCCTCGTCCAGGGACTGGGGGCAGAGGCTGGGCGCTGAAGGGGCCGCAGGACCCTGCCCGGCCCCAGCTCAGCCTCACTGCGGCCACACCTATTCTCCACCGTCCCTCCCGCAGGaaggccctcccccaccccctggcaaGTACTCAGGTGGGTTCACTGCCCTGCGTGCTGGGCTGGGCCTTGGGGTCCCATGCCCGTGGGAGGGCCAGCTGACACTCCCCTGCCACATGACCCTGAGTGAGCCTGGCCTGGGCAGGGGGcaaggggtagggggtggggcccTTCCTCTGATGAGCATTGCCAGGGGACGGCCCCCGCAAAGCACGCCCACCCAGGAACATCCCCGGGGGCCCGCCGGCACACCTTGGGCTGGTCATAGTGCTCCATGGACATGGTGATGACGTTCACACCAATGGTGAAGGTGATGAAGAGGTCCAGGTAGTGGCTGGTGCACAGCGAGTGGATGGAGCGGCGTGTGGGTGGGTAGTCGGCATAGTAGGGCCGGCGCTGGGCCTCTGTGGGACAGTGTGCTGTGAGGCCGAGGGTGTGGGGCCTCGGGGTGGATACCCTGGGGGGAGCTTGAGTGGCCCTGCTGCTGGCTTGGAGGGCCCCAGCAGGTCAGCCCATCCTTAAGAAAGACAAAGCCCACTGCACTGGGACAGCAGGAGGTTTGGGGACAGGCACTCCACCCCTCCTCTGCGCCTCTTACCCCCCCAAAAACTTCCAGGGGTGCAAGGCCCTTGACCCAAGAGGACAGACACCCTGGCTGTGCCCCAGTGGGTCCAGTTTTCTAAGTCCTGCCTGCTGTCACCCCACCAGGGGCAGGGCAGCCCCTAAGGCCCCGGGTGGCAGAGctgcccctctgcaggggggCGCAGGGACCCGCCTCGGCCACAGAACTACATGCAGGTTGGGCACACAGGCACCATCTGCCATGACCCTCATGCCTTCGGTTGGCAGTCACTAGTGCCCGGCTCAGCCGGTGCAGCTGGGGGTGGACAGCCAGGCCAGCTCCCTGGAGGCAGCATTTGCACAGCAGGTCACAAGCCAGGCACATGTGCAGGCGGGTGGCACAAGCTGGCAGCAGCACGGGCACCAGGCAGGGgagcaccctccctccctcccacaggGCCTGTCTGGCCTGCCCCAAGCACCCCCTGCAGCGACCACAGCACACTCCCCGTGGCAGCGACAGGGAAGAGGCCAGGCCAGCCCGTAGCAGAGCAGCAGCCGCAGAAGTGGGCATGCGGCCGTGCGGGCAGGTACCTGGGCTGGGGAAAGTGCCTGGAAAGACAAGGAGACGGTCTGAGCCGGCCGCAGCGGGGACACGCAGCGCCCTCCTGCAGGAAGCCCCCCACACCCCCTGGCGAGTACTCAGGCGGGTCTGCTGCCCTGCGCGCTGGGGTGGGCCTCGGGGTCCCGTGCCCGTGGGAGGGCCGGCCGGGCAGAGCCAGCCGGGCAGCCAGGCGCGGGCCTTACTCCTGCGCTTGCGCTCCAGCCGCCGCAGCCGCTTCTCCTCGCGCCGCCGCGCCTCCTCCGCCTCCTGGTGCTGCCGGCACTTGTGGAAGTTCTCCACCACCACGCCCACGAACATGTTGAGCACGAAGAAGCTGACGATGAGCAGGAAGGAGATGAAGTACAGCAGCATCCAGGGGTTGTGGTTGGGCACGGGCTACGGGCAGAGGTGCATGGGTCCGTCGGGCGGCCTCCGAGCACTAGGGAAGGGTCGGGGTGTCCCGGCAGCCCTCCACACCGCACCTGCTGGTCCACGCCCACAGCGTCCAGCCCATCGTACATGATGTTCACCCAGCCATCCTTGGACGACAGCACGAACAGGGCCATCAGCGCCTGCGGGCAGAACTGTGTGTGACTGCCTACCCATGCCCCCTTCCACGGACCTGGCCTGCCCCTCCAGGGCCCCTGCAGATGCACCACCACACTGCACTCCAGCCCCGTGTCCCTCCCCCCTATTCCATTCCATGCCCTGGTCCCACCCCCCATGCACTCCAGCCTCTGGTCCCACCCCACCATCCACCCCACCACCTAGTCCCACCCCCCACTctattccagcccctggtcccacccccCATCCACTCCAGCCTCTGGTCCCACCCCACCATCCACCCCACCACCTAGTCCCACCCCCCACTctattccagcccctggtcccacccccCATGCACTCCAGCCTCTGGTCCCACCCCACCATCCACCCCACCACCTAGTTCCACCCCCCACTCTATtacagcccctggtcccacccccCTCATCCACTCCAGCCTCTGGTCCCACCCCACCATCCACCCCACCACCTAGTTCCACCCCCCACTCtactccagcccctggtcccacctcccCATCcactccagcccctggtccccacctctgcATGACCCCTTTGCAGTCCCTGGTCTCACCCACCCCCATCCAATTCATCCCCTGCTCCTGCCTGTGCCCAGCTCCTCTGCAGTCCCTGGTCCTGCCACCCTGCCCACCTGGCCAAGGTTGTCGAAGTTGTACTTGCGCCGCACCCAGCGATAGTGGGCAGCCTGGCACTCGGCCTTGGTGGAGATATTCCTGATGTCTGCGCCCTCGCAGTAGTAGAACTTCCCCTTGAAGAGCTGAGAGGAGGGGTGACAGGGTTACTTACGGCCTCTTGGCCAGGGCGGGCTCCCCTTCCCCTAGGTGCTCCCGctgcagagacacacctgcacccCCAAGATGCCGAAGATGATGAAGAAGGCGCAGCAAATGAGCACGATGTTCCCGATGGGCCTTAGGGACGAGATGAGTGTCTCCACCACCAGCTTGAGGCCTGGTGCGCGGCTGATGACCCTGCACAGGAAGGGCAGGGAGGGAGCCCGTGAGGGGCAGCTCCTACCTAGAGTCATGTCTGTGCAGGGACTCCTAACTACAGGGGGTTCCCTCCAGCTTCATACCCGCCCCCAGAACAGACACGCCCAAGTCCCGCCCCCAGACCAGGCCACGCCCACTTGTtgcccaggccccgcccacctcAGAGGCCTCAGGGTCCTCAACAGGCGCAGGACTCGCAGGATGCCCAGGATCTTGGCTCCGCCCGCTGAGGCCATGGCCACCACAATGTCCACCAGGGACACCAGCACCAACAGCCCGTCCAACACGTTCCAGCTGCTCTGCAGGTAGGCGTGCTCACCGGACACCAGGCCCAGGGCCACCACCTAGGGAAAGAGCAGGGGAAGGGCAGGGGCGGGCCTGTGGGCGGGGAGGGAATGGAGAGCAGGACGGGCACTGTGTGGACCCCCTCCCAACGGGATACCTTCACAGTCATCTCAGCCACGAAGATCGCGGTGAAGATGTAGTTGGAGACGCTGAGGAAAGTTCGCTCctgaggggagggagggcagggtgggTGGGAGGCTCACACTGCACCCCACTCACACCGCACCCACCCTCCTCACACTGCGCCCCACTCATGATGCCCCCTCCACCAAGCCTCACATTGCTGCCCGGGTCGATGTCGGGCCTCTCCAGGGCGATGGTGATGCAGTTGAGGAAGATGAAGACCAGAACCACGTGGTCGAACATCTTGTGAGTAATGATCCTCTGGCAGGAAGCCCggaacctggggtgggggggggcgggtgagAGGTGTCCAGGGAGCCCCCTCCCTTGTCCCCCATCCCCCAGTCAACCCCTCCCTTACCGGTTCTGTGGGGAGAACAGGTAGAGGGCCCAGGCCTCCCGCCGTCGGCACCACTCGGGCTTGTAGGGCTCCAGGACCTTGTGCAGACGGGCGCAGCAGCTCTGGGGGGACACACTCAGGGTCGTCCCCATCCCCAACGCTTGGCCCCAGGATCCCCCAGCTCCACCCCAGCGAGGTGGGCGGCTCTCACGTCCTCCATGTCATCGTCCAGCTCGCACGGGTCCTCCTTGTGGCCATCAATGCGCAGAAAGAACTCATCTGGCAGGGCCAGCACCTGTCCGTTGCAGCCAGGCAGCTTGGCGGACAGGAGTGTGGCCGGTGGCAAAGGCCGTAGGGCCAGGGGGCCGCGGGGGTCCAGGGGCTCTGTGCGCCTCAGTGGGGTGGTGCCCGGCCGTCCATCCTCGGCCTCGTCGTCCGTGCTGCCCTTGCCCTCGCCCGACAGCAGAGACTCCCGTTCACCACACTGGCTGCGGCGCTTGAGGCTGGGTGCTCGGCCCAGGCTGTTCCGGCTGGAACGTCGGCTGCTCCAGGCGCTGTGGGTGCCCCAGGCGGCGCTTGGAGAGCTGCGGAGGCTGgactgtgggggtgggtggtgagtgGGACCCCTCGGCCCTGACACCTAAACCTGTGGCTCAGTCAACCCGGGTCCCCTGTGTGAGTCATCACATACCCCTGCGTGGGTCACCCCCACCTCCCTGTCTTGGCCCCTTGTGTGGGTCCCCAGCTCTGAAGTGTCTCTTGTTGAACTAGGGAGGTGGTCTTCCTTCTAATTCTAGGAACCATGGGCACATTGGTCTCTCCCGGCCCCACTGGGGCTGAACCACCCCCTCAGGAGAAGTCCCCTACCAGTGACTTCTGGTCCCCAGGTGAGGGGTCTGCAGAGCTGCTGCTCCCACGCCGAGAGTCCATCAGGCTAGGGGCATCCAGGGGCGGTGAGCTCTCGGGGGTGGGCATGGGTGTGGCCGCCGTGTGTGTGATGAGCGGTGGAGGCAGGCTGCCTTGGCCCTCCAGGTGCCCATTGGGGGTGATGGCCAGTGGGTACATTTTCATCTCTGATGGACAGATGCTTGTGTCCAGGGGGCCTCGGGGAGAAGACCTACTCTGCCTGCACCCCTGTGCCCCCCACACACCTGAGGCCTGCAGCTCCCGGAACTTGTCCAGGTCATCCTCCAGGTGGGCAGACACCTTGTCCTCATCCGTGTCAGACCTGCTGGCATCACCCTGTACCCAGGGAAATGGGCCCTGAGCTCTAGGGGTGCAGGGCCAGCACCTCAGGGGAGCCCCTCGcagcctgcaccccctcacctccgCCTGGAAGCCCTCCACCAGGATGGCCACCAGCAGGTTGAACAGCACGTAGTTCCCAAAGGTCATCAGGGCTACAAAGTAGAGGGCAGCCCAGGATGAGGTGGAGGCCATGCCGTTGTAGAGGACGACGTTCCAGTCCTCCTGCGTCAAGATCTGCCAAGTGGACACAGAGGTGAGAACACCCGGGCAACCTGGAGTCAGGGCCACCCATCACCGTTCCCTACAGGGTCAGGGCCTAATCCACAACCCCCTCAGCACCTCCCCTAAGTCACAGCCCCCCAGGGCCCCCCAGGAACTAAAGCCCCTCAGCACCCCCCCACGGAGTCAGGACCCCCTCAGTAACCCCCAGTCAAGCTCCCCCAGTCATGCCCCCCCAGCACCCTCCAGGAGTCAGGGCctctccataccccccccccaggagtcagggcctcccccacacccccaaggAGACAAGGCCCCCAGCACACTGCCCCCAGTCAAGACCTCCCCAGAGCTCCCTGATACACAGCTCTTGGGGAGCCTGGATGACAGTCGGCTCACCTGGAATACGGTGAcgatggcccagagcagtgagtcAAAGTTCTTCCTGTCGGGAACCGTGTCCCCTGAGTCTGTCTTCAGGCTGAACTTGCAGCCAAAGAGGTGCATGCCCAGGATGCTGGGGGCAGGGCGACCCAGGTCAGGGTGCGggcgggggggtggtggtggtaaggaGGGTGTGGAGAAAGGGGGGGCACTGTCGGGGGTCGGGGGCAGGGGCGTGCATGCAGGGATCCAGCCGGCACGGGCCCGGCCAGCCGCCCAcctgaagatgaagatgaagagcATGAGCAGCATGCAGAAGGTGGCCACGTTGTCCATGGTCCGCATCAGCACCACCAGCTGCCGCCGCAGTGCCGGCAGAAAGCGCACCAGCTTCAGCACCCGCAGCAGCCGGAAGGTGCGGAGCACCGACAGCCCGCCATCCGCCTGCCCGATGATCTCCCAGACGCTGTGGGCGGGCGGTCAAGACAGAGACCCCCTGCCTATAGCGggtgcccagccccccacctaccCGCTGAACACCACCTGAACCCTGGCATATACAGCCTGGGTGGGGTAGCGTGGTGAGGCCCGGATCCTGACAAGACCACCTTCAACCCCGGGGGACAGAAGGGGCAGGGAGGGCTCAGCTCCCTTGGTTCTGATCCAGAGGAGCACCACCCTATCTACCCAGTGGCCCGGCCGGCCACCCAGAGTGGACACAGCATCCCTGTTGCTGGCAGAGAGAGCCACCCCCAGTGGGACCTCTTTGCCCGGTCAAGTCTGGCTGCCCTCTGGAGTGGCCCTGATTTTctgggtggggagatggaggctgggctcagggagggagggagccaccCGGCAGGACCAACTCCCCTTGCCTGCAGCCAGCCtgaccccacccacacacacctccTGGGGCCCACCTGATGACCACTATGACACCATCGAAGATGTTGTAAGGGCTCCGGATGTAGCCGAGTGGTCCACAGGCCAGCAGCTTGAGCAGCATCTCCAGGGCGAACATGCTAGTGAAGACGATGTTGCTGATCTCCAGGGCATTGGTCAGCTCGTCTGGCTGCGCGGGAGGGCGGCGGGCTGAGGGTCAGCTGCTCCCAggctcctccacccaccccaccccacccccatctgccgCTGTGCACGTGTGTGCATGGCCCAGCCAGGTCTCAACATGCCTGCCGGCCCCTACGTGCCCTGGGACTGAGCCAGGTAAGGAGCCCGGGGGCTGTGGGAAGAGGTTGTGACCGGCCATTCTGGCTCTGCCCAGGGAGATGTGCCCccaggatggtggcgcacctgctcgTGGTATTCCACACCCATGCTCAGCGTGTTGGTTAGGATGGCCACCATGATGCCACGGTTGAAGTACTTGCTGTCCACGATGCGGCGCAGCTTGTGGCTCAGGGCGCCCCACACATGGCCCTGGCCCTCCTGCTCGTTGGGGGCCACCCGTCTGGATGCCCGCCTCCGCGTGCCACCCGGGGAGTCAGCCGGGGGCGGCTGCAGGGGGTCCCGGTGGTCACCATGCTGCACGTCCTGCGTGAACTCATACACGCCATCTGAGTCTCCACTGTCTgagccactgagctccagctcCGCCTGGTCCAGGGCACCCGTGCAGTATGGGCAGTTCTTGAGTTCGCAGGTTAAGGAGCCTGCCTGCGGGCTGGGTAGTGGGCAGGGCACGCTCAGGCCGGACAGGCGGCTAGGGACCCGGCCCAGGCCTGTGGGGGGAGAAGATGTTACTGGTTTAGTTGCAGGCAGCACTCAGGTGCCTTAGGCCTGAGCCCACGGGTGTGCCAGCCAGCATGGGCCATCCTGGGTGGACTGGCACCAAGGTTGAGGCAGCAGGGCTATGAGAAGCtgctggctccctccctccctccctccctgggctCAGCCTCCGTCTCCCCACCCAGAAAGTCAGGGCCACTCCAGAGGGCTGCCAGACTTGACAGGGCAAAGAGGTCCCACTGGGGGCGGCTCTCTCTGCCAGCAACAGGGATGCTGTGTCCACTCTGGGTGGCTGGCCGGGCCACTGGGTAGATAGAGCGGTGCCCCTCTGGATCAGAACCAAGGGAGCTGAGCCCTCCCCACCACTCCTGTCCCCCGGGGTTGAAGGCGGTCTTGTCAGGATCAGAGCCTCACCGTGCTCTCCCACCAGGTGCTGGATCTTCTCATAGGCATCTGGGCCACCCAGGCTGTGCCCTCCTACTCGCTTCCCCTTGGTGCCAGGGCTGAGGTTGCCTTTGCCGCCAGCCCCCGAGGGCAGGATGGTAGGGTAGTTCATGGCGCCTAGACCTGCGGTCAGCTTCAGGCCAGCGGCAGCCGTGGCAGCAGCCTGTGCTCGGGTCCTCTCCTGCGGCCCCTCCACGTGGCAGTCTGCGTGGTACACGCTGTGCACGGACTCAGTGTCTGGAGGCCCTCGGtcaggggagggtggggaggatggCGCCCCTGTCCGCACCAGCCTGATGTCCCGAGTGCCCGCCTCAGGGCCGGGCCGGCGCGGGCTGCCGTGGCTGAagtgatagtggtggtggtggtggtggtggtggtggtacaccaggtgaTGGATGGAAGCCGCGTGCCGGGCCGCCCTCTGCCGCCTCCCAGGGCCCTGGCCGTGCAGGGCGCTGTTCGGATCCACCTTCTTGCGCCAGCGGTTCTGCCAGCGAGCGTAGAGGCGCAGGCCCCGCCGCTTGACCTTGCGGTAGAGGTGGCCCACATACTTGAACAGCTCCTCGTAGCAGCTGCCTGGCTCCGAGAAGCTGGCAAGCGTGCTGTCATTGGACAGGTAGCGGGCACGCTGCTCCCGCATCAGCTGGTTCTCCCGCTGCTTGGTCTCTGAGAACTGTGTGGCGATCACCACCAGGCACAGGTTGATCATGAAGAAGGAGCCCACCTGGGGAGACGCGCTGCCTCAGGGCCGGGCCGGGTCCCCTCGAGGGAGGTGGTCTTCCCTCCCACCCTCACCTACCCTGGGCAGGACAGAGGCCGACCCGCCCGCCTAGGGCAGCCCTGCCTGTGCAGCCTTGGGACCAGGCGGGGAGGGTGTGGTGTCAGGGAGCACTGAGCTTTGGAGGACCCGGGGCAGGACCTCATCTGGGCTCAGGGAACCGTGCATGCGGTGAGGACGCCACCAGCTTCCAGGCACTCACGATGATGAGCAGGATGAAGTAGATGAAGTTGTAGAAGGAGTGTGCGTCCATGACATAGTACATGATGTCCACCCAGCCCTCCAGTGTGATCACCTGTGGAGGGAGGCAGCTGGACACACTGCGGCTGGGGAgcctcccagggccctgcccctCGTCCTGTGTGCCCGAGGGCCACGCTGAGCCCCACCTGGAAGATGGCGATCCAGGCGTAGCCGATGTTGTCGAAGTTGATGGCGCCGTTGTGGGGGTTGTCGTCCCCCGAGCGGCACACGTTGTAGTACTGGTTCCAGTTGATGCAGGCGTTGCGGCTGGCCGGCGGCTGCCCATAGGCTTCCCAGCCCAGCGTGCACTCCACGCGCAGCTCCCGCCGGCTGGGGATGTGCGAACACTTCTGCATGCCATTGTCTCGGCGTGAGGAGCAGATGAACGGGTTCTCCTCGCC is a genomic window of Erinaceus europaeus chromosome 15, mEriEur2.1, whole genome shotgun sequence containing:
- the CACNA1H gene encoding voltage-dependent T-type calcium channel subunit alpha-1H isoform X2; its protein translation is MTEGARAAGDVRVPLGAPAPASPGGSGPGSPPESPGAERGAELGGDEQPVPYPALAATVFFCLGQTTRPRSWCLRLVSSTWFEHVSMLVIMLNCVTLGMFRPCEDVQCRSERCHILEAFDDFIFAFFAVEMVVKMVALGLFGQKCYLGDTWNRLDFFIVMAGMMEYSLDGHNVSLSAIRTVRVLRPLRAINRVPSMRILVTLLLDTLPMLGNVLLLCFFVFFIFGIVGVQLWAGLLRNRCFLDSTFARNSNLSFLRPYYQPEEGEENPFICSSRRDNGMQKCSHIPSRRELRVECTLGWEAYGQPPASRNACINWNQYYNVCRSGDDNPHNGAINFDNIGYAWIAIFQVITLEGWVDIMYYVMDAHSFYNFIYFILLIIVGSFFMINLCLVVIATQFSETKQRENQLMREQRARYLSNDSTLASFSEPGSCYEELFKYVGHLYRKVKRRGLRLYARWQNRWRKKVDPNSALHGQGPGRRQRAARHAASIHHLVYHHHHHHHHHYHFSHGSPRRPGPEAGTRDIRLVRTGAPSSPPSPDRGPPDTESVHSVYHADCHVEGPQERTRAQAAATAAAGLKLTAGLGAMNYPTILPSGAGGKGNLSPGTKGKRVGGHSLGGPDAYEKIQHLVGEHGLGRVPSRLSGLSVPCPLPSPQAGSLTCELKNCPYCTGALDQAELELSGSDSGDSDGVYEFTQDVQHGDHRDPLQPPPADSPGGTRRRASRRVAPNEQEGQGHVWGALSHKLRRIVDSKYFNRGIMVAILTNTLSMGVEYHEQPDELTNALEISNIVFTSMFALEMLLKLLACGPLGYIRSPYNIFDGVIVVISVWEIIGQADGGLSVLRTFRLLRVLKLVRFLPALRRQLVVLMRTMDNVATFCMLLMLFIFIFSILGMHLFGCKFSLKTDSGDTVPDRKNFDSLLWAIVTVFQILTQEDWNVVLYNGMASTSSWAALYFVALMTFGNYVLFNLLVAILVEGFQAEGDASRSDTDEDKVSAHLEDDLDKFRELQASEMKMYPLAITPNGHLEGQGSLPPPLITHTAATPMPTPESSPPLDAPSLMDSRRGSSSSADPSPGDQKSLSSLRSSPSAAWGTHSAWSSRRSSRNSLGRAPSLKRRSQCGERESLLSGEGKGSTDDEAEDGRPGTTPLRRTEPLDPRGPLALRPLPPATLLSAKLPGCNGQVLALPDEFFLRIDGHKEDPCELDDDMEDSCCARLHKVLEPYKPEWCRRREAWALYLFSPQNRFRASCQRIITHKMFDHVVLVFIFLNCITIALERPDIDPGSNERTFLSVSNYIFTAIFVAEMTVKVVALGLVSGEHAYLQSSWNVLDGLLVLVSLVDIVVAMASAGGAKILGILRVLRLLRTLRPLRVISRAPGLKLVVETLISSLRPIGNIVLICCAFFIIFGILGVQLFKGKFYYCEGADIRNISTKAECQAAHYRWVRRKYNFDNLGQALMALFVLSSKDGWVNIMYDGLDAVGVDQQPVPNHNPWMLLYFISFLLIVSFFVLNMFVGVVVENFHKCRQHQEAEEARRREEKRLRRLERKRRKAQRRPYYADYPPTRRSIHSLCTSHYLDLFITFTIGVNVITMSMEHYDQPKSLDEALKYCNYVFTIVFVIEAVLKLVAFGFRRFFKDRWNQLDLAIVLLSIMGITLEEIEMNAALPINPTIIRIMRVLRIARVLKLLKMATGMRALLDTVVQALPQVGNLGLLFMLLFFIYAALGVELFGRLECSEDNPCEGLSRHATFTNFGMAFLTLFRVSTGDNWNGIMKDTLRECTREDKHCLSYLPAISPVYFVTFVLVAQFVLVNVVVAVLMKHLEESNKEAREDAELDAELDAELAPPPAPPPGPDDAGLLVVRKVSVSRMLSLPNDSYMFRPVAPAPQPPRLQELELRVCRGGAASGSCASALSLPVESCTSLQVPAAAGSDTPHTSSPSLNRLCRQEAVHTDSQEGQTDAPGDSWGESGGKTPLRKVSLGAALRSPPPSPKPASVRTRRHPFGQRCVSSRSAGPGGEEAEAPDLADDEVSRITSSARNPVASTPQPFLSLPEQRRAPEEPVTEPGAEDKARGPETELGLGARRKKKMSPPCISVDPPEEDEGTARPPASEGSSTLRRRTPSCEATPHRDLPEAPEGDPAAKGERRGPASCRSDHLTIPNFAFEPLDTGGPGGGDMELPELHPKEPCVPSRDAPERVRGLHLKAPQSPPKIAGSPLATPTPTDTLDEPV
- the CACNA1H gene encoding voltage-dependent T-type calcium channel subunit alpha-1H isoform X3, producing MTEGARAAGDVRVPLGAPAPASPGGSGPGSPPESPGAERGAELGGDEQPVPYPALAATVFFCLGQTTRPRSWCLRLVSSTWFEHVSMLVIMLNCVTLGMFRPCEDVQCRSERCHILEAFDDFIFAFFAVEMVVKMVALGLFGQKCYLGDTWNRLDFFIVMAGMMEYSLDGHNVSLSAIRTVRVLRPLRAINRVPSMRILVTLLLDTLPMLGNVLLLCFFVFFIFGIVGVQLWAGLLRNRCFLDSTFARNSNLSFLRPYYQPEEGEENPFICSSRRDNGMQKCSHIPSRRELRVECTLGWEAYGQPPASRNACINWNQYYNVCRSGDDNPHNGAINFDNIGYAWIAIFQVITLEGWVDIMYYVMDAHSFYNFIYFILLIIVGSFFMINLCLVVIATQFSETKQRENQLMREQRARYLSNDSTLASFSEPGSCYEELFKYVGHLYRKVKRRGLRLYARWQNRWRKKVDPNSALHGQGPGRRQRAARHAASIHHLVYHHHHHHHHHYHFSHGSPRRPGPEAGTRDIRLVRTGAPSSPPSPDRGPPDTESVHSVYHADCHVEGPQERTRAQAAATAAAGLKLTAGLGAMNYPTILPSGAGGKGNLSPGTKGKRVGGHSLGGPDAYEKIQHLVGEHGLGRVPSRLSGLSVPCPLPSPQAGSLTCELKNCPYCTGALDQAELELSGSDSGDSDGVYEFTQDVQHGDHRDPLQPPPADSPGGTRRRASRRVAPNEQEGQGHVWGALSHKLRRIVDSKYFNRGIMVAILTNTLSMGVEYHEQPDELTNALEISNIVFTSMFALEMLLKLLACGPLGYIRSPYNIFDGVIVVISVWEIIGQADGGLSVLRTFRLLRVLKLVRFLPALRRQLVVLMRTMDNVATFCMLLMLFIFIFSILGMHLFGCKFSLKTDSGDTVPDRKNFDSLLWAIVTVFQILTQEDWNVVLYNGMASTSSWAALYFVALMTFGNYVLFNLLVAILVEGFQAEGDASRSDTDEDKVSAHLEDDLDKFRELQASEMKMYPLAITPNGHLEGQGSLPPPLITHTAATPMPTPESSPPLDAPSLMDSRRGSSSSADPSPGDQKSLSSLRSSPSAAWGTHSAWSSRRSSRNSLGRAPSLKRRSQCGERESLLSGEGKGSTDDEAEDGRPGTTPLRRTEPLDPRGPLALRPLPPATLLSAKLPGCNGQVLALPDEFFLRIDGHKEDPCELDDDMEDSCCARLHKVLEPYKPEWCRRREAWALYLFSPQNRFRASCQRIITHKMFDHVVLVFIFLNCITIALERPDIDPGSNERTFLSVSNYIFTAIFVAEMTVKVVALGLVSGEHAYLQSSWNVLDGLLVLVSLVDIVVAMASAGGAKILGILRVLRLLRTLRPLRVISRAPGLKLVVETLISSLRPIGNIVLICCAFFIIFGILGVQLFKGKFYYCEGADIRNISTKAECQAAHYRWVRRKYNFDNLGQALMALFVLSSKDGWVNIMYDGLDAVGVDQQPVPNHNPWMLLYFISFLLIVSFFVLNMFVGVVVENFHKCRQHQEAEEARRREEKRLRRLERKRRSTFPSPEAQRRPYYADYPPTRRSIHSLCTSHYLDLFITFTIGVNVITMSMEHYDQPKAVLKLVAFGFRRFFKDRWNQLDLAIVLLSIMGITLEEIEMNAALPINPTIIRIMRVLRIARVLKLLKMATGMRALLDTVVQALPQVGNLGLLFMLLFFIYAALGVELFGRLECSEDNPCEGLSRHATFTNFGMAFLTLFRVSTGDNWNGIMKDTLRECTREDKHCLSYLPAISPVYFVTFVLVAQFVLVNVVVAVLMKHLEESNKEAREDAELDAELDAELAPPPAPPPGPDDAGLLVVRKVSVSRMLSLPNDSYMFRPVAPAPQPPRLQELELRVCRGGAASGSCASALSLPVESCTSLQVPAAAGSDTPHTSSPSLNRLCRQEAVHTDSQEGQTDAPGDSWGESGGKTPLRKVSLGAALRSPPPSPKPASVRTRRHPFGQRCVSSRSAGPGGEEAEAPDLADDEVSRITSSARNPVASTPQPFLSLPEQRRAPEEPVTEPGAEDKARGPETELGLGARRKKKMSPPCISVDPPEEDEGTARPPASEGSSTLRRRTPSCEATPHRDLPEAPEGDPAAKGERRGPASCRSDHLTIPNFAFEPLDTGGPGGGDMELPELHPKEPCVPSRDAPERVRGLHLKAPQSPPKIAGSPLATPTPTDTLDEPV